A genomic segment from Sinomonas atrocyanea encodes:
- a CDS encoding TIR domain-containing protein has translation MFPASEAAQSGRNLGPSLVDAFAEFWTGGEGPRHTVIDRKIAAAGLTPTPDVSKERKIVDAFMAADDGQAYILMRGLLEALREFSNGRYSQGRLENTGAGVRLRKAIESAGYLLNEDFELVDDGKETVAMPSLRTRPNPAWQPGQLAQAHPTLGVQVTAQEKAEILKAGTTKIPPKEIFLVHGHDEMAVLSVSDWVHELTGVKPIILMKQLNKGHTLIEKFESYSKDAACAIVLMTPDDEARAKRTPTSDLAERARQNVVFELGYFYGKLKRENVIVLNFGVELPGDINGLVYIDKDNWKIDLGRELAGLGYRAHL, from the coding sequence ATGTTTCCCGCATCTGAGGCCGCGCAGTCGGGCCGGAATCTAGGCCCCTCCCTTGTAGACGCTTTTGCAGAGTTTTGGACTGGAGGTGAGGGCCCAAGGCATACAGTTATCGACCGGAAGATTGCTGCGGCCGGTCTCACCCCTACGCCGGATGTTAGCAAGGAGCGAAAAATTGTAGATGCTTTCATGGCCGCAGACGACGGCCAAGCCTATATCCTCATGCGCGGACTGCTCGAAGCCCTCCGGGAATTCTCAAACGGACGGTACTCGCAAGGCCGATTGGAGAACACGGGCGCTGGTGTCCGCCTTCGCAAAGCCATCGAGTCAGCAGGGTATCTTCTGAATGAGGATTTCGAGCTGGTAGATGATGGGAAAGAAACTGTCGCAATGCCGTCACTGCGAACGAGGCCGAACCCGGCTTGGCAGCCAGGGCAACTTGCTCAGGCACATCCGACGCTAGGGGTTCAAGTAACGGCTCAGGAGAAGGCGGAGATTCTTAAAGCTGGAACTACCAAGATTCCTCCCAAGGAAATTTTCTTGGTGCACGGCCACGATGAAATGGCAGTGCTTAGTGTATCTGATTGGGTTCACGAATTGACCGGGGTGAAGCCCATCATCCTTATGAAGCAGCTCAACAAGGGCCACACGCTGATTGAGAAGTTCGAGTCATACTCGAAGGACGCAGCATGTGCGATCGTCCTCATGACACCGGACGACGAAGCGCGGGCCAAACGCACGCCGACGAGCGATCTTGCAGAGCGGGCTCGTCAAAATGTCGTGTTCGAACTCGGATACTTCTACGGCAAACTCAAACGCGAAAATGTCATTGTTCTAAACTTCGGGGTAGAACTTCCTGGTGATATCAACGGACTGGTCTACATCGACAAAGATAATTGGAAAATTGACCTTGGAAGGGAGCTCGCTGGACTCGGGTATCGGGCGCACCTCTGA
- a CDS encoding purine-cytosine permease family protein, giving the protein MAKTATVERRSIDFIPPEERHGSPRSLMFVWFAANTSITAVVTGALFVILGNSALWSIPAIIIGNAVGGFFTALHSAQGPKLGVPQMIQSRAQFGYFGAILPLVLALMIYVGFYATGLVLGGQAIGTLFHVPAQIGAMVFALMSTALAIVGYRWIHRFSHVAAVLSAVVFVILLVRIISDGNIRAVAETPAFDGAAFVLGISLSASWQLTFGPYIADYSRYLPESTPKKATIGWTFLGSVLGGSLAMTLGALAAALGGKAFGHDQVGYLAGLGGAIWPLVLLAVILGKLTGNTLSSYGGYMSLATIVTSLAGKDRVGTRARSAYVIVISAVSLGIALAASSNFLVNFTDFLLFLLYFMTPWSAINLVDYYWVRKERYRISELFKRDGEYGRFNKGAFIAYAVGVLIQIPFMNSSLYVGPIADLLGGAEIAWIIGLVVAGGLYYLSSRAVRLQTADTVRAHSASQHTQNPAPAAAALEETL; this is encoded by the coding sequence ATGGCGAAGACCGCCACCGTCGAACGGCGTTCGATCGACTTCATCCCACCGGAGGAACGGCACGGTTCACCGCGGAGCCTGATGTTCGTCTGGTTCGCGGCCAACACCTCCATCACCGCCGTGGTCACCGGCGCCCTGTTCGTCATCCTGGGCAACAGCGCGCTCTGGTCCATCCCTGCCATCATCATCGGCAACGCGGTGGGCGGCTTCTTCACCGCCCTGCACTCCGCGCAGGGGCCCAAGCTCGGGGTGCCGCAGATGATCCAGAGCCGGGCCCAGTTCGGCTACTTCGGCGCGATCCTGCCCTTGGTCCTCGCGCTGATGATCTATGTGGGCTTCTACGCCACCGGCCTCGTCCTCGGCGGGCAGGCCATCGGGACGCTCTTCCACGTCCCGGCCCAGATAGGCGCGATGGTCTTCGCGCTCATGTCCACCGCCTTGGCGATCGTCGGCTACCGCTGGATCCACAGGTTCTCCCACGTCGCCGCGGTGCTCAGCGCCGTCGTGTTCGTGATCCTCCTGGTCCGCATCATCTCGGATGGGAACATCCGCGCAGTCGCCGAAACGCCGGCGTTCGACGGCGCCGCCTTCGTCCTGGGCATCTCCCTCTCGGCCTCCTGGCAGCTGACCTTCGGCCCGTACATCGCCGACTACTCCCGCTACCTGCCCGAGAGCACCCCCAAGAAGGCCACAATCGGGTGGACCTTCCTCGGCAGCGTCCTCGGCGGCTCCCTCGCCATGACCCTCGGCGCCCTCGCCGCCGCCCTGGGCGGGAAGGCCTTCGGCCACGACCAGGTCGGCTACCTCGCCGGACTCGGAGGCGCTATCTGGCCGCTCGTCCTGCTCGCGGTCATCCTCGGCAAGCTCACCGGCAACACCCTCTCCTCCTACGGCGGGTACATGTCCCTGGCCACCATCGTCACCTCCCTCGCGGGAAAGGACCGCGTCGGGACCCGGGCCCGCTCGGCCTACGTCATCGTGATCTCGGCCGTCTCTCTGGGCATCGCCCTCGCGGCCAGCAGCAACTTCCTGGTCAACTTCACCGACTTCCTGCTGTTCCTGCTCTACTTCATGACCCCGTGGTCCGCGATCAACCTCGTCGACTACTACTGGGTCCGGAAGGAGCGGTACCGGATCTCGGAGCTGTTCAAGCGCGACGGCGAGTACGGACGCTTCAACAAGGGCGCGTTCATCGCCTACGCCGTCGGCGTCCTCATCCAGATCCCGTTCATGAACAGCTCGCTCTACGTCGGCCCGATCGCGGACCTGCTCGGGGGCGCCGAGATCGCCTGGATCATCGGGCTCGTCGTTGCCGGCGGCCTCTACTACCTCTCATCCCGCGCCGTACGGCTCCAGACGGCCGACACCGTCCGTGCCCACAGCGCGAGCCAGCACACCCAGAACCCGGCGCCCGCCGCCGCCGCCCTCGAGGAGACCCTGTGA
- a CDS encoding flavin reductase family protein yields MKYDPSTERAPLQYSPFKSCTVPRPIGWLSSVSPDGVENLAPYSQWQNLTFDPPMVMFSANQYPDGRRKDTVLNAEQTGWFVWNMATYDLREAVNISAMALPFQESEFDRAGVTKRYAELSPTPMVAESPVHFECRYLSTHRMTGNSNVGTIDIVFAQVERIHINDDVITVDGRLDIEKIRPLARMGYHDYTSITETFEMNVPEASEAESYGLTGHPA; encoded by the coding sequence GTGAAGTACGACCCGTCCACCGAACGCGCCCCCCTGCAGTACTCGCCCTTCAAGAGCTGCACCGTCCCGCGACCCATCGGGTGGCTCTCGAGCGTGAGCCCGGACGGCGTGGAGAACCTCGCCCCCTACAGCCAGTGGCAGAACCTGACCTTCGACCCGCCCATGGTGATGTTCAGCGCCAACCAGTACCCGGACGGTCGCCGCAAGGACACAGTGCTCAACGCCGAGCAGACCGGCTGGTTCGTGTGGAACATGGCCACCTACGACCTCCGCGAGGCAGTCAATATCTCCGCGATGGCCCTGCCGTTCCAGGAGAGCGAGTTCGACCGCGCCGGCGTCACCAAGCGCTACGCCGAGCTCTCCCCCACGCCCATGGTGGCCGAGAGCCCGGTCCACTTCGAATGCCGGTACCTCTCGACCCACCGGATGACCGGCAACTCCAACGTCGGCACCATCGACATCGTCTTCGCCCAGGTCGAAAGGATCCACATCAACGACGACGTCATCACAGTGGACGGCCGCCTCGACATCGAGAAGATCCGCCCCCTGGCACGCATGGGATACCACGACTACACGTCCATCACCGAGACCTTCGAGATGAACGTCCCAGAGGCCTCAGAGGCCGAGTCGTACGGACTCACAGGCCATCCCGCCTGA
- a CDS encoding RHS repeat-associated core domain-containing protein, giving the protein MSRKSRTFLATAVAASIAVLTASATPPALAVAAPFHAPPMWQSPAIPAVPAAPVQGTLDPLTSPSAPGTQATVAGPSPATVPHIEGGHGSARVPAAAPPANSSGSGDFAVLPGSSTGSWGVTGQTGGFTWSYPLQVRNAPAGPTPQLALSYDSTRVDGLTSATNNQASVVGDGWGLAGAGRVTQRFTPCTDQGISGSYDLCGNQGGQRVSVSFGGRSSELVKDAATGTWHLANDDGTRVEYLTGSTNGTFDGGYWKLTDPAGVQYFFGMNRLPGWSAGNATTNSADTVPVGAADPSQPCAAASFAASLCQQAYGWNLDYVLDPSGNTQAFYYAQDTNYYKAQNGTGSILPYVRASRLNKVDYGMRSGAELTAQAPLHVLFTYDGRCTGVDCSKGNDIPTGLSCPAAGPCTVYSPTFYTDQRLTAVQAETLVGASYQGADKWTLAHSMPDPGDGTKPALWLGSLTHSGIDTSTGGSALTDPATVFSGQTLQNRVWVYDGVAPLNRFRLTGIKSPTGATTGVSYYGADCTPSSLPASPQSNTRRCFPQWWTPTTPIVQAARMDWFHVYPVQAVTMDAGPGGAGSLTQTTTYTYIGNPAWKYPEPHYRTDPASSKMTWSVLAGWSQVKAATAGSTVTTVYLRGLDGTPSDTAGGTNASTVTASDGTIVTDSPWFAGRILETQTTLGSGGSLLKATATLPWASAPTATGAASLGGPTARHTGTGRIWTKSAVAAGWRTTSTTTVFDALGRPKAASDQGDTGTAADDICTTTDYATGTAKNLLTLPAATSVYANACNTDGTPAGNLLKSAQTMYDGATSALPGTNGYAEPTRGLATATRAASAVSGSAATAWQSGPAIAYDALGRPTTSTDTTTGTARTTTTAYTPATGPATSTTSTNALGWTSTVTYDAVRGNTLKTTDPNGSVTENTYDASGRTTAAWDPLRPRATNATPTTATTYTISQTTPSWIRTTRVNNSSGTTDTYTIYDGLGRPRQTQTPSLTGGTVATDTFYNASGAKASQRNPYYVSSNPDGTLILPTLAVPSSTLYDYDPAGRITRTRNMAWDNQLTSETDVSYTGTDTTTTTGTGTTAAATATTDAAGRLTAKTTWHGTSPTGAADTTRYSYDRLGTMNQMTDPAGNAWTWTTDPLGRETSRTDPDTGTTATAYDTSGRKATTTDAAGTVTSYTYDTLDRVTNTSTALAGQQAKTLTTTTWDTEKKGQPASSTRYNGPNQDQAVTTDYSSYNAAYQPGDIKLTLPAAFGTLAATYDTTIKYGAAGLPTISYVPAAGPLPREGIQNTYNALDLPSGLISQYNVRYATNVGYNNLNAMGGYDQNDTSTGTAGADTMGATTVQYTWDATTGNLTTAQAWNSAKGTTTDLGKTDYSYDPTGRLTSTTTAYPTRTSPPPADRQCYTYDWANRLSQVWATSAADCTGGFSPTKIGGPAPYAQAYEYNATSDRSKATRYNADGTIAATEDYTYGNGGPHRLTSIKRTTGSTTTTDAFGYDPAGRMTNRAGQALAYTPDGKIATATGTSTIPANPNPAAPTGSPKTAGTDKTGTRYYTADGTLAGITDGTGTTALIGSTTVYAPTTGPTTATRSFTFAGRTVAQRTATTAATGSATAFITADPLNTALTITGPTTGGGTNPIPTTTRRTDPYGLTRGPTMTGTGNQALTAAPAAATGPGTNGANPAAFSAATGYLGGTADTATGLTHLGARDYDPVLGAFTAPDPVLDLKDARNYSPYAYANNEPVNTSDPTGLWIGLALADDGMSWHSPTANVTPGQWHPAPVYPEYLNPFHPLRTYNPGTYVNNSYAGTYYPPAPAYTAPPPPPAPGNTHTVSAQRTTTPAPDPYLAQHKYEIAATALALVAGAALCAATAGLGCLIGAAVLGGALTTTGYAADTNWTAPPDDLATHFLEDTAWGLAGGAAGKAVGTIAGRLGGAARGTSALGRDAAESCLNSFTSDTPVLMEDGTRKPIAEVRVGDRVIATDPEKGTTAAEDVQALIRHSGPHDMVDITLVDGSTLHSTDGHPIWNATTKTFTDASDLKIGEQIQTTGGALLPIAGLKRYKAELTAYNLQIDKIHTYYAGETPILVHNSCSLYQKLGPDGEHLKYGISNNPSTRYTAAQLNGGSLKILATGERRDMLALERDLHSTLPIGPEEGQSIYVQIQIKKGLLPPPY; this is encoded by the coding sequence ATGTCGAGGAAGTCCCGCACGTTCCTGGCCACCGCGGTCGCTGCGTCCATCGCAGTGCTGACCGCCTCCGCCACACCGCCTGCACTGGCCGTCGCCGCGCCATTCCACGCCCCGCCCATGTGGCAGTCGCCCGCCATCCCGGCGGTCCCGGCGGCCCCTGTCCAGGGCACGCTAGACCCGCTGACGAGCCCCTCGGCTCCAGGCACCCAGGCCACCGTCGCCGGGCCCTCCCCCGCCACCGTGCCCCACATCGAAGGCGGACACGGATCCGCCCGGGTACCCGCCGCGGCCCCTCCGGCCAACAGCTCCGGATCCGGAGACTTCGCCGTCCTCCCCGGCAGCAGCACCGGCTCCTGGGGCGTGACAGGGCAGACCGGCGGGTTCACCTGGTCCTACCCCCTCCAGGTGCGGAACGCCCCGGCGGGCCCGACTCCGCAGCTGGCGCTCTCCTACGACTCGACCCGCGTCGACGGACTGACCTCAGCGACGAACAACCAGGCCTCCGTCGTCGGCGACGGATGGGGACTGGCCGGAGCCGGCCGCGTCACCCAGCGCTTCACCCCCTGCACCGACCAGGGAATCTCCGGCTCCTACGACCTGTGCGGCAACCAGGGAGGGCAGCGCGTCTCCGTCAGCTTCGGCGGCCGGTCCTCAGAACTGGTCAAGGACGCAGCCACCGGCACCTGGCACCTCGCCAACGACGACGGGACCCGCGTCGAATACCTCACCGGCTCCACCAACGGAACCTTCGACGGAGGGTACTGGAAGCTCACCGACCCTGCCGGCGTCCAGTATTTCTTCGGCATGAACAGGCTGCCCGGCTGGAGCGCGGGCAACGCCACCACCAACTCCGCGGACACCGTCCCCGTCGGGGCCGCCGACCCCTCACAGCCCTGCGCGGCGGCATCGTTCGCCGCCTCACTCTGCCAGCAGGCCTACGGCTGGAACCTCGACTACGTGCTCGACCCCTCCGGGAACACCCAGGCGTTCTACTACGCCCAGGACACGAACTACTACAAGGCCCAGAACGGGACGGGATCGATCCTGCCGTACGTGCGCGCCTCCCGCCTGAACAAGGTCGACTACGGCATGCGCTCCGGGGCCGAGCTCACAGCACAGGCACCCCTGCATGTACTGTTCACCTACGACGGCCGCTGCACCGGGGTGGACTGCTCCAAGGGCAACGACATACCCACCGGGCTCTCATGCCCGGCCGCAGGGCCCTGCACCGTCTACTCCCCCACCTTCTACACCGACCAGAGGCTCACCGCCGTCCAAGCGGAGACCCTCGTCGGCGCCTCCTACCAGGGCGCCGACAAATGGACCCTCGCCCACTCGATGCCCGACCCCGGCGACGGCACGAAGCCAGCCCTGTGGCTGGGATCTCTCACGCACTCGGGCATCGACACCAGCACCGGCGGGTCCGCGCTCACCGACCCGGCCACCGTGTTCTCCGGCCAGACACTGCAGAACCGAGTCTGGGTCTACGACGGAGTTGCACCGCTGAACCGCTTCCGCCTCACAGGCATCAAGTCACCGACCGGCGCCACCACCGGAGTCTCCTACTACGGCGCCGACTGCACCCCGTCGTCCCTGCCGGCCTCCCCCCAGTCCAACACCCGCCGCTGCTTCCCGCAGTGGTGGACCCCCACCACCCCCATCGTGCAGGCAGCGCGCATGGACTGGTTCCACGTCTACCCCGTCCAGGCCGTCACCATGGACGCAGGACCCGGCGGCGCCGGCTCCCTCACCCAGACCACCACCTACACCTACATCGGCAACCCCGCCTGGAAGTATCCCGAACCGCACTACCGCACCGACCCCGCCAGCTCGAAGATGACCTGGTCCGTCCTGGCCGGATGGTCCCAGGTGAAGGCAGCGACCGCCGGATCCACGGTGACCACCGTCTATCTGCGAGGACTCGACGGAACCCCCTCAGACACCGCTGGCGGCACCAACGCATCGACGGTGACCGCCTCCGACGGCACCATCGTCACCGACTCGCCCTGGTTCGCTGGACGCATCCTCGAGACCCAGACCACCCTCGGCAGCGGAGGTTCCCTGCTCAAGGCCACCGCCACCCTCCCCTGGGCCTCGGCCCCCACCGCCACCGGCGCCGCTTCCCTCGGCGGCCCCACCGCCCGCCACACCGGCACAGGCAGGATCTGGACCAAGTCCGCCGTCGCCGCCGGCTGGAGGACCACCAGCACGACCACCGTCTTCGACGCCCTCGGCCGTCCCAAGGCCGCCTCCGACCAAGGAGACACGGGCACCGCCGCGGACGACATCTGCACCACGACCGACTACGCCACCGGCACAGCCAAGAACCTCCTCACCCTGCCTGCGGCGACCAGCGTCTACGCCAACGCCTGCAACACCGACGGCACCCCCGCCGGGAACCTGCTCAAGTCCGCCCAGACCATGTACGACGGCGCCACCTCGGCCCTTCCCGGAACCAACGGCTACGCCGAGCCCACCCGCGGCCTGGCCACCGCGACCCGCGCAGCCTCAGCCGTCTCCGGCAGCGCAGCCACAGCCTGGCAGTCCGGCCCCGCCATCGCCTACGACGCCCTCGGGCGGCCCACCACCTCCACGGACACCACCACCGGCACCGCCAGGACCACCACCACCGCCTATACCCCGGCCACGGGGCCGGCCACGTCCACGACCAGCACCAACGCCCTCGGATGGACCAGCACCGTCACCTACGACGCAGTGCGGGGCAACACCCTCAAGACCACCGACCCCAACGGCTCCGTCACCGAGAACACCTACGACGCCTCCGGCCGGACCACAGCTGCCTGGGATCCCCTGCGGCCAAGGGCGACCAACGCAACACCCACCACCGCCACCACCTACACGATCTCCCAGACAACCCCGTCCTGGATCAGGACCACCCGGGTCAACAACAGCAGCGGCACCACCGACACCTACACCATCTACGACGGACTCGGCCGCCCCCGCCAGACCCAGACCCCCTCCCTCACCGGAGGCACCGTCGCCACCGACACCTTCTACAACGCCTCAGGCGCCAAAGCCAGCCAGCGCAACCCCTACTACGTGTCCTCCAACCCCGACGGGACCCTGATCCTGCCCACCCTCGCGGTGCCCTCCTCCACCCTGTATGACTACGACCCCGCCGGGCGCATCACCCGCACCCGGAACATGGCCTGGGACAACCAGCTCACCTCCGAGACCGACGTCTCCTACACCGGCACCGACACCACCACGACCACAGGAACCGGCACCACCGCCGCAGCCACAGCCACCACCGACGCCGCCGGCCGCCTCACCGCCAAGACCACCTGGCACGGAACCAGCCCCACAGGCGCCGCCGACACCACTCGCTACTCCTACGACCGGCTCGGCACCATGAACCAGATGACCGACCCGGCCGGCAACGCCTGGACCTGGACCACCGACCCCCTCGGCCGCGAGACCTCCCGCACGGACCCCGACACCGGCACCACCGCCACGGCCTACGACACCTCCGGCCGCAAGGCCACCACCACCGACGCCGCCGGGACCGTCACCTCCTACACCTACGACACCCTCGACCGCGTCACCAACACCTCCACAGCACTGGCAGGACAGCAGGCCAAGACCCTCACCACCACCACCTGGGACACCGAGAAGAAGGGCCAGCCCGCCTCCTCCACCCGCTACAACGGGCCCAACCAAGACCAGGCCGTCACCACCGACTACTCCTCCTACAACGCCGCCTACCAGCCCGGCGACATCAAGCTCACCCTCCCCGCCGCCTTCGGAACCCTCGCCGCCACCTACGACACCACCATCAAGTACGGCGCAGCCGGCCTGCCCACCATCAGCTACGTCCCCGCCGCAGGACCCCTGCCCCGCGAGGGCATCCAGAACACCTACAACGCCCTCGACCTGCCCTCCGGGCTCATCTCCCAGTACAACGTCCGCTACGCCACCAACGTCGGCTACAACAACCTCAACGCCATGGGCGGCTACGACCAGAACGACACCTCCACTGGAACCGCCGGCGCCGACACCATGGGCGCCACCACCGTCCAGTACACCTGGGACGCCACCACCGGCAACCTCACCACCGCCCAAGCCTGGAACAGCGCCAAGGGCACCACCACCGACCTCGGCAAGACCGACTACTCCTACGACCCCACCGGCCGGCTCACCTCCACCACCACCGCCTACCCCACCCGCACCAGCCCACCCCCGGCAGACCGCCAGTGCTACACCTACGACTGGGCCAACCGCCTCTCCCAGGTCTGGGCCACCTCCGCCGCCGACTGCACCGGCGGCTTCAGCCCCACCAAAATTGGCGGCCCCGCCCCCTACGCCCAGGCCTACGAGTACAACGCCACCAGCGACCGTTCAAAGGCCACCCGCTACAACGCCGACGGCACCATCGCCGCCACCGAGGACTACACCTACGGAAACGGCGGCCCCCACAGACTCACCAGCATCAAGCGCACCACAGGCTCCACCACCACAACCGACGCCTTCGGCTACGACCCCGCCGGACGCATGACCAACCGCGCCGGCCAGGCCCTCGCCTACACCCCCGACGGCAAGATCGCCACCGCCACCGGCACCAGCACCATCCCCGCCAACCCCAACCCCGCCGCCCCCACCGGCTCGCCCAAGACCGCAGGCACCGACAAGACCGGAACCCGCTACTACACCGCAGACGGCACCCTCGCCGGCATCACCGACGGGACCGGAACCACCGCCCTCATCGGCAGCACCACCGTCTACGCCCCCACCACCGGGCCCACCACAGCCACCCGCAGCTTCACCTTCGCCGGCAGGACAGTTGCCCAGCGGACCGCCACCACCGCCGCAACCGGCTCCGCCACCGCCTTCATCACCGCAGACCCCCTCAACACCGCCCTGACCATCACCGGACCCACCACCGGCGGCGGCACCAACCCCATCCCGACCACAACCCGCCGCACAGACCCCTACGGCCTCACCCGCGGCCCCACCATGACCGGCACAGGGAACCAAGCACTCACCGCAGCACCCGCCGCAGCCACAGGCCCCGGAACCAACGGAGCCAACCCCGCCGCGTTCTCCGCAGCCACCGGCTACCTCGGCGGCACCGCCGACACCGCCACCGGCCTCACCCACCTCGGCGCCCGCGACTACGACCCCGTCCTCGGCGCCTTCACCGCCCCGGACCCCGTCCTCGACCTCAAAGACGCCCGCAATTACTCCCCCTACGCCTACGCCAACAACGAACCCGTCAACACCTCCGACCCCACCGGCCTCTGGATCGGCCTCGCCCTCGCCGACGACGGCATGAGCTGGCACTCCCCCACCGCCAACGTCACCCCAGGCCAATGGCACCCCGCCCCCGTCTACCCCGAATACCTCAACCCCTTCCACCCCCTCCGCACCTACAACCCCGGCACCTACGTCAACAACTCCTACGCCGGCACCTACTACCCACCCGCCCCCGCCTACACAGCCCCACCGCCACCACCAGCCCCCGGAAACACCCACACCGTCTCCGCACAGCGAACCACCACGCCCGCCCCCGACCCCTACCTCGCCCAGCACAAATACGAAATCGCAGCCACAGCCCTCGCCCTCGTCGCCGGCGCAGCACTCTGCGCCGCCACCGCAGGCCTCGGCTGCCTCATCGGCGCAGCCGTCCTCGGCGGAGCCCTCACCACCACCGGCTACGCAGCAGACACCAACTGGACCGCCCCACCCGACGACCTCGCCACCCACTTCCTCGAGGACACCGCCTGGGGCCTCGCCGGCGGGGCCGCAGGCAAAGCTGTCGGCACGATAGCAGGAAGACTCGGCGGTGCTGCCAGAGGAACATCTGCCCTCGGCCGTGACGCCGCCGAGTCCTGTCTCAACAGCTTCACTTCAGACACCCCCGTTCTCATGGAGGACGGCACACGTAAACCCATCGCCGAAGTGAGGGTCGGCGACCGCGTCATAGCCACCGACCCCGAAAAGGGAACTACCGCTGCAGAGGACGTCCAAGCACTCATACGCCACAGCGGGCCCCACGACATGGTCGACATCACTCTCGTCGACGGCTCCACACTCCACTCCACAGACGGACATCCGATCTGGAACGCCACCACCAAGACGTTCACCGACGCATCCGACCTCAAAATCGGAGAACAAATCCAAACCACCGGCGGCGCTCTCCTCCCTATCGCGGGGCTCAAGCGATACAAGGCGGAGCTAACCGCATACAACCTCCAGATCGACAAGATCCACACCTATTACGCCGGCGAAACGCCGATTCTGGTTCACAACTCGTGCTCGCTATACCAGAAACTTGGGCCAGATGGCGAACATCTAAAGTACGGCATCAGCAACAATCCATCAACCCGATATACCGCCGCACAGTTGAATGGCGGAAGCCTCAAAATTTTGGCCACTGGTGAGCGAAGAGATATGCTCGCCCTAGAGCGAGATCTCCACTCCACCCTGCCTATTGGCCCGGAGGAGGGCCAGTCCATCTATGTTCAGATTCAAATCAAAAAGGGCCTGCTGCCTCCCCCGTACTAA
- a CDS encoding ABC transporter, giving the protein MEDRLIDEGLGSAEVDGHDIGAEEMNIYITTANPQETFRRVQEILHDRPRGNDLRAAYRDLNGAEYIVLWPKGLDSFSVT; this is encoded by the coding sequence ATGGAAGATCGGTTAATTGATGAAGGGTTAGGCTCTGCGGAGGTCGACGGCCACGATATTGGCGCCGAGGAGATGAATATCTACATCACTACGGCAAATCCACAGGAGACGTTTAGACGTGTCCAGGAGATTCTTCACGACCGGCCTCGCGGAAACGACCTTCGAGCCGCCTACCGTGATCTGAACGGAGCTGAATACATAGTTCTATGGCCTAAGGGACTTGACTCATTTTCGGTCACTTGA
- a CDS encoding GntR family transcriptional regulator, giving the protein MMQQGKAAHAYEEIERLIVLQELPPGSLVSEAVLMEKTGLGRTPVREALQQLARNRMVEIHPNKGVLVPPASVEAQLRMLELRRVLEALAVRLACQNAGRGDHARMQAMVDLLQADRLSLAEYAETVKDTHQMIVEASHNEYLADAMAPLQGLSRRFWLAHVRDEQGEMARGAQLHLAILRHVLARDADAAEKASHALNDYLVEFAYSTLRTQQ; this is encoded by the coding sequence ATGATGCAGCAAGGCAAGGCCGCTCACGCCTACGAGGAGATCGAGCGGCTCATCGTCCTCCAAGAGCTCCCGCCGGGCTCGCTCGTGTCCGAGGCCGTGCTGATGGAGAAGACGGGGCTGGGCCGCACGCCGGTGCGGGAGGCGCTCCAGCAGCTGGCCCGCAACCGCATGGTGGAGATCCATCCGAACAAGGGCGTCCTGGTCCCGCCGGCCTCGGTCGAGGCGCAGCTGCGCATGCTCGAGCTGCGGCGGGTACTGGAGGCTCTTGCCGTCCGACTCGCCTGCCAGAACGCCGGCCGGGGGGACCATGCCCGGATGCAGGCCATGGTGGACCTGCTCCAGGCAGACAGGCTCTCCCTCGCCGAGTACGCCGAAACGGTCAAGGACACGCACCAGATGATCGTGGAAGCCAGCCACAACGAGTACCTCGCCGACGCGATGGCGCCGCTCCAAGGGCTCTCCCGGCGCTTCTGGCTCGCCCACGTGCGCGACGAGCAGGGGGAGATGGCTCGCGGCGCCCAGCTGCACCTCGCCATCCTGCGCCACGTCCTGGCTCGCGACGCCGACGCCGCAGAGAAGGCCTCCCACGCCCTCAACGACTACCTCGTCGAATTCGCCTACAGCACCCTCCGCACCCAGCAATAG